A single Denticeps clupeoides chromosome 7, fDenClu1.1, whole genome shotgun sequence DNA region contains:
- the zgc:103625 gene encoding LOW QUALITY PROTEIN: methyltransferase-like 26 B (The sequence of the model RefSeq protein was modified relative to this genomic sequence to represent the inferred CDS: deleted 3 bases in 2 codons; substituted 1 base at 1 genomic stop codon): MVLRAAQPDQLISSTTCCLHSQEPPLEQQGHLLTAWIMLLCPAPERCSGSDCIYTTGQHVVHFAQEIPFMTWLPSDIKENSRQSIRAYLKALKXKVFVEPVHLDTSEPWDKWAGLPHTSCDVIIAVNLLHSYFHPYAINGTITPLSNEQLDNTLHQQNPDWGLPDIDILRQQAFKNGMQMERMIEMLKNNKCLVFRKL; this comes from the exons ATGGTGCTGAGAGCCGCTCAACCAGACCAGTTAATCTCCAGTACCACCTGCTGCCTGCACAGCCAAGAGCCACCACTGGAGCAGCAAGGGCACCTGCTGACGGCCTGG ATCATGCTGCTGTGCCCGGCACCCGAGAG ATGCAGTGGAAGTGACTGCATCTACACCACAGGCCAACATGTGGTGCATTTTGCACAGGAGATTCCGTTCATGACCTGGCTTCCATCAGACATCAAAGAGAATTCCAGGCAAAG TATTAGAGCATATCTGAAA GCTCTAAAGTGAAAAGTGTTTGTAGAGCCAGTGCACCTGGACACCAGTGAACCCTGGGATAAGTGGGCGGGTCTCCCACACACCTCATGTGATGTCATCATTGCAGTCAACTTGCTCCATTCT tatttTCATCCTTATGCTATTAATGGCACCATCACTCCACTGAGTAATGAACAATTGGACAACACATTGCACCAACA GAACCCAGACTGGGGTCTTCCAGACATTGACATCCTTAGGCAACAGGCATTT AAAAACGGGATGCAGATGGAGAGGATG ATTGAAATGCTGAAGAACAACAAATGTCTGGTCTTCAGGAAACTTTAA
- the mrpl12 gene encoding large ribosomal subunit protein bL12m, producing MYSSRTCVLAALRLAARRHRYRHSVQTPALCALRMLRTSPASTADAIAVPPLDGAPKQYSPKIQQLVSDIASLTLLEVSDLNELLKKTLNIQDGGMMAMGAMAAQAAPAAQAPEEDAAPVKKEKTHFTVKLTEVNAAEKVKLIKEVKNCMQGLNLVQAKKLVESLPQEIRANVSKEEAEKLKAALEAAGGTVLLE from the exons ATGTACAGCAGCAGAACCTGCGTCCTGGCGGCGCTGCGGCTCGCGGCCCGCCGGCACCGGTACCG gcatAGCGTCCAGACTCCAGCCCTGTGTGCCCTCAGAATGCTCAGGACCAGCCCAGCCAGTACAGCCGATGCCATCGCTGTTCCTCCTCTGGACGGGGCGCCCAAGCAGTACTCCCCCAAAATACAGCAGCTGGTCAGCGACATAGCCAGTCTCACCCTGCTGGAGGTGTCGGACCTCAACGAGCTGCTGAAG aaaacattaaacattcaAGATGGCGGAATGATGGCCATGGGGGCGATGGCAGCTCAAGCTGCACCTGCAGCTCAG GCGCCAGAAGAAGACGCGGCCCCGGTAAAGAAGGAGAAAACCCACTTCACAGTAAAACTGACTGAGGTGAATGCAGCGGAGAAGGTGAAGCTGATCAAGGAAGTGAAGAACTGCATGCAGGGCCTGAACCTGGTACAG GCTAAGAAGCTCGTGGAGTCCCTGCCTCAGGAGATCCGGGCAAATGTTTCTAAAGAGGAAGCAGAAAAGCTGAAGGCTGCCTTGGAGGCAGCAGGCGGCACCGTGCTGCTGGAGTAG
- the slc25a10a gene encoding mitochondrial dicarboxylate carrier: protein MAERRVSRWYFGGVASCGAACCTHPLDLIKVHLQTQQEVKMRMVGMAMQVVRSDGVIALYSGLSASLCRQLSYSMTRFAIYDTVRNTRGSEQKGPMPFYQKVLLGAFGGMTGGFIGTPADMVNVRMQNDVKLPPELRRNYAHALDGLIRVWREEGLRKLFSGASMASSRGALVTVGQLPCYDQAKQLILSTGVMTDNVLTHFLASLIAGGCATVLCQPLDVMKTRLMNSKGEYRGVIHCVMDTAKLGLMAFYKGLVPAGIRLIPHTVLTFIVLEQLRLYFGIRVITT, encoded by the exons ATGGCGGAGCGGCGAGTTTCGCGCTGGTATTTCGGGGGAGTCGCCTCGTGCGGAGCTGCCTGTTGCACCCACCCCCTGGACCTCATCAAG GTTCACCTGCAGACTCAGCAGGAGGTGAAGATGCGGATGGTGGGAATGGCCATGCAGGTGGTTCGCAGCGATGGGGTGATTGCCCTCTACAGTGGACTGAGCGCCTCCCTTTGTCGGCAG CTGTCCTACTCCATGACCCGTTTTGCTATATATGACACTGTACGGAACACGAGGGGCAGTGAGCAGAAAGGCCCGATGCCGTTCTACCAGAAGGTGCTGCTTGGTGCATTTGGAG GGATGACTGGCGGTTTCATTGGGACCCCTGCTGACATGGTAAATGTACG GATGCAGAACGATGTGAAACTTCCACCAGAACTCAGGAGAAA CTATGCCCATGCTCTCGATGGTCTTATTCGTGTTTGGAGGGAAG AGGGACTTCGGAAGCTGTTTTCTGGGGCTTCCATGGCATCCAGTAGAGGGGCTCTTGTCACAGTGGGACAG CTGCCCTGCTATGACCAAGCCAAGCAGCTGATTTTAAGTACAGGAGTTATGACGGACAACGTACTCACCCACTTCTTGGCCAGCCTCATTGCA ggaGGGTGTGCTACTGTTCTCTGCCAGCCTCTGGATGTGATGAAGACCAGGCTGATGAACTCTAAAGGAGAGTATAGG GGGGTGATTCATTGTGTCATGGACACTGCAAAACTGGGACTTATGGCCTTCTATAAG GGTCTTGTTCCCGCTGGAATTCGCCTTATTCCTCACACTGTGCTCACCTTCATTGTGCTGGAGCAGCTCCGTCTCTACTTCGGCATCAGGGTAATCACAACGTGA